A window from Cryobacterium sp. SO1 encodes these proteins:
- a CDS encoding polysaccharide pyruvyl transferase family protein, translating into MVEQGATVFVGAYERDNFGDLLFLLQTQHVLGRADGLATAPFAGDMTELLDLRIPSYSSVVRDQPIKSVWVVGGEVGSTSVVDAYRMSADDQEYRGFGSLRRRDRVAELERISGLAWDASPYVPRMSAFENTYGATSIINSVGISGMRGLRGDRSDETWGAIREASYVSVRDSASSELLTKHSVSHVLAPDLIHSIGITRPLERPRELDLALVQVKAHVLQSHGAIAFAEVLANSPALRNFRIRLFAAGYARGHDSMELYEEVVAAFRRMAPSRSIDIAQSKMPLDKVDEIARCGLWIGTSLHGSIISTAYDVPRVALELDKLVRYTSSWGETMPVGVPIGDLNAAVETALAEARRSVTSGRSAELAHSAQASAVGAAAVLLNARPGAENRTERAAAARELDRRRNSLPRGFYREVDNLRRELSARRVTRLS; encoded by the coding sequence ATGGTTGAACAGGGCGCGACTGTGTTCGTAGGTGCGTATGAACGAGACAATTTTGGTGACCTTCTCTTCCTTCTGCAGACTCAGCACGTCTTGGGACGCGCGGATGGTTTGGCGACTGCGCCTTTCGCGGGCGACATGACCGAGTTGCTCGACCTGCGAATCCCCAGCTACTCCTCCGTTGTGCGCGATCAGCCAATCAAGTCCGTCTGGGTGGTTGGAGGCGAAGTAGGGTCAACGTCCGTCGTGGACGCCTATCGCATGTCTGCGGACGACCAGGAATACCGTGGCTTCGGAAGTCTTCGTAGGCGAGACCGCGTTGCCGAACTGGAGCGAATCTCCGGACTGGCCTGGGATGCATCTCCGTATGTCCCACGCATGTCGGCATTTGAGAACACGTACGGAGCCACCTCGATCATCAATTCGGTTGGGATAAGCGGAATGCGTGGGCTTCGCGGTGATCGCAGCGACGAGACATGGGGTGCGATTCGTGAGGCCAGCTACGTGTCTGTGCGGGATAGCGCATCCAGTGAGTTGTTGACTAAGCACTCTGTTTCTCATGTGTTAGCTCCAGATCTGATCCACAGCATTGGCATCACGCGACCGCTTGAGCGGCCGCGCGAATTGGATCTGGCGCTGGTCCAAGTCAAAGCACATGTGCTCCAATCGCATGGTGCTATTGCATTTGCTGAGGTTCTGGCCAACAGCCCGGCATTGCGGAACTTCCGCATACGTCTTTTTGCGGCTGGTTATGCGCGCGGGCATGATTCGATGGAACTATACGAAGAAGTGGTCGCCGCTTTCCGGAGGATGGCTCCGTCGCGGAGTATTGACATCGCTCAGAGTAAAATGCCACTCGACAAAGTCGACGAAATTGCGCGCTGCGGGCTGTGGATCGGAACGTCGTTGCATGGCTCCATAATCTCGACGGCCTACGACGTGCCTCGGGTCGCCCTTGAACTTGACAAACTGGTGCGCTACACGAGCTCGTGGGGTGAAACGATGCCAGTTGGGGTGCCCATTGGCGACCTCAACGCTGCGGTGGAGACTGCCTTGGCGGAAGCTCGGCGCTCGGTTACATCTGGACGTTCCGCCGAATTGGCGCACTCGGCACAAGCGAGCGCGGTGGGCGCTGCAGCAGTGTTGTTGAACGCCCGCCCCGGGGCTGAGAACCGAACAGAAAGGGCCGCCGCCGCCCGTGAGTTGGATCGTCGGCGGAACTCACTACCGCGGGGATTCTACCGAGAGGTCGACAACTTGCGCAGAGAACTCTCCGCGAGAAGAGTTACACGCCTTTCCTGA
- a CDS encoding lipopolysaccharide biosynthesis protein, producing MTDSQSTGSLGNTVVRGARDLFIGQVGKLGIHFVGLVLLSRLLPPAVFGYMAIATTLVGIGEVFRDLGLSSASIRTVNLTKEQRAVLFWLNVAIGVVMMVVVIFAAGMLASVFKIPELVQVLPAISLVFLFNGIAAQYRADLNRMMRFRAMASVDVIAPALGLTAAIVLAYLGAGYWALVVQTVAIAFLTMIISIFLCGWLPGLPRRKTGVGRIVGLGGHIATSQLFSYAGNNIDTLALGYFSSAFNVGIYSRAFQLVMAPLNQLKSPAISVALPALSRIADERERFSRYLLHGQAVIGYTILPVAAFIAAAAQPLVSVALGDEWSSAASIVTILAFGGALQQLSTVASWIFISKGLGRDLRNYTFVSLVIKCIAVVSLAWAGPVGVAIGYSTAVLLAWPLAIIWAARQGGIDARPLLVQGLRIVIVALGAFGTAYGVCALSLVPLGAVGSILLSGTTLCIVYAATMAVPLVRHDMLAVFDTLKVAMRRRG from the coding sequence TTGACAGATTCGCAAAGCACAGGCTCGCTGGGTAACACAGTTGTTCGAGGTGCCCGGGACCTCTTTATCGGACAAGTCGGAAAGCTGGGCATCCACTTCGTAGGTTTAGTGTTGCTTTCGAGGCTCTTGCCTCCGGCCGTTTTCGGTTATATGGCAATCGCCACGACCCTGGTCGGCATTGGTGAGGTCTTTCGGGACCTCGGCTTGTCTTCGGCGAGCATACGAACCGTGAATCTCACCAAAGAACAGAGAGCTGTGCTTTTCTGGTTGAACGTTGCCATCGGCGTCGTGATGATGGTTGTTGTTATCTTCGCCGCGGGAATGCTTGCTTCGGTGTTCAAGATACCTGAACTGGTTCAGGTTCTACCAGCCATTTCACTTGTATTCCTCTTCAACGGAATCGCTGCCCAGTATCGCGCTGATCTGAATCGAATGATGCGATTTCGAGCGATGGCCAGTGTCGATGTGATTGCACCGGCCCTCGGTTTGACTGCGGCAATCGTCTTGGCCTATCTAGGCGCCGGCTACTGGGCGCTCGTCGTTCAGACTGTTGCAATAGCTTTTCTTACCATGATCATCTCTATTTTCCTCTGTGGTTGGCTTCCAGGCCTACCCCGACGGAAGACTGGAGTTGGCCGGATCGTCGGGCTCGGCGGGCACATCGCGACGTCTCAGTTGTTCTCTTACGCGGGGAACAACATCGACACGTTGGCGTTGGGATATTTCTCGTCAGCTTTCAATGTTGGCATTTACAGTCGGGCGTTCCAACTAGTCATGGCTCCCTTGAATCAGCTCAAGAGTCCGGCTATCTCGGTTGCGCTACCAGCTCTGTCAAGGATCGCAGACGAGCGTGAACGGTTCAGTAGGTACCTTCTCCATGGTCAGGCCGTCATTGGCTACACAATATTGCCCGTAGCGGCTTTTATCGCGGCTGCGGCTCAGCCGCTAGTTTCCGTTGCACTTGGAGACGAATGGTCATCCGCCGCATCCATTGTGACCATTCTTGCGTTCGGCGGTGCGCTCCAGCAGCTATCGACAGTAGCGAGTTGGATCTTCATCTCCAAAGGTCTAGGTCGTGACCTGCGGAATTACACCTTCGTCTCGCTCGTAATCAAGTGCATCGCTGTGGTGAGCCTGGCATGGGCTGGGCCCGTTGGAGTCGCAATCGGTTACAGCACGGCTGTCCTTCTCGCGTGGCCGCTCGCAATCATTTGGGCGGCGCGACAGGGAGGTATCGACGCGCGTCCGCTGTTAGTTCAAGGGCTGCGAATCGTAATCGTCGCTCTGGGTGCATTCGGTACGGCGTACGGAGTCTGCGCGCTTTCGCTTGTACCGCTCGGCGCAGTCGGTTCGATCCTGCTATCTGGTACCACTCTCTGTATCGTGTATGCGGCTACTATGGCCGTTCCACTTGTCCGTCACGATATGCTGGCGGTCTTCGACACACTGAAGGTTGCCATGAGGCGGAGGGGCTAG